A section of the Polyangium spumosum genome encodes:
- a CDS encoding alanyl-tRNA editing protein encodes MATPRTSPLYHDDPKLFSFRGRVVAHADHAGRPSVLLDHTAFYPESGGQMADRGRLGEALVVDVQLDDEGRIHHVIEGARPAIGAELEGTIDKPRRLVHMAQHTGQHMLSRALADVARAETVSSRLGESACTIDLDVATLDERAAAEAEALVNAVVDDDAPIRAFFPSEDELRALPLRRQPKVHDNIRVVAIGDFDVSPCGGTHCTNTAQVGFVRIDGLERYKGKIRVTFSAGVRARTKLAREADVVRALAREFTCGLEDVPGGIEKLRRELEEARQALGRVRGRVASAIAEALVKATLARGERAVVGVIEDASLDLVRAVAGRITAEGDLVALLAGEADGGTIVLAARGPGSSFDCGAFLKRAALAAGGRGGGRPERAEGRLPAGIDWPAIAAATLAAPGR; translated from the coding sequence TTGGCCACCCCTCGCACTTCGCCGCTCTACCACGACGATCCCAAGCTCTTCTCGTTCCGCGGCCGCGTCGTCGCGCACGCAGACCACGCCGGGCGCCCGAGCGTGCTGCTCGATCACACCGCGTTTTACCCCGAGTCCGGCGGTCAGATGGCCGATCGGGGCAGGCTCGGCGAGGCCCTCGTCGTCGACGTCCAGCTCGACGACGAGGGACGGATCCACCACGTGATCGAGGGCGCGCGCCCCGCGATCGGCGCCGAGCTCGAGGGCACGATCGACAAGCCGCGCCGCCTCGTGCACATGGCCCAGCACACGGGCCAGCACATGCTCTCGCGCGCGCTCGCCGACGTCGCCCGCGCCGAGACCGTCTCCTCGCGCCTCGGCGAGAGCGCGTGCACGATCGATCTCGACGTCGCGACCCTCGACGAGCGCGCCGCCGCCGAGGCCGAGGCCCTCGTGAACGCCGTCGTCGACGACGACGCCCCGATCCGCGCCTTCTTCCCTTCGGAGGACGAGCTCCGCGCGCTACCTCTGCGCAGGCAACCCAAGGTGCACGACAACATCCGCGTCGTCGCGATCGGCGACTTCGACGTCTCCCCTTGTGGCGGCACGCACTGCACGAACACCGCGCAGGTCGGCTTCGTCCGCATCGACGGGCTCGAGCGGTACAAGGGCAAGATACGCGTCACGTTCTCCGCGGGCGTTCGCGCGCGGACGAAGCTCGCGCGCGAAGCCGACGTCGTGCGCGCGCTCGCGCGTGAGTTCACGTGCGGCCTCGAGGATGTGCCCGGGGGCATCGAAAAGCTGCGCCGCGAGCTCGAGGAGGCCCGCCAGGCGCTCGGGCGCGTGCGAGGGCGCGTGGCCTCGGCGATCGCCGAGGCGCTCGTGAAGGCCACGCTCGCGCGGGGCGAACGCGCGGTCGTCGGCGTCATCGAGGATGCGTCGCTCGATCTCGTGCGCGCGGTCGCCGGGCGGATCACGGCCGAGGGAGATCTCGTCGCGCTGCTCGCGGGCGAGGCCGACGGCGGCACGATCGTGCTCGCCGCGCGTGGACCGGGCAGCAGCTTCGACTGCGGCGCCTTCCTGAAGCGCGCCGCCCTCGCGGCGGGCGGGCGCGGCGGCGGCCGGCCCGAGCGCGCGGAGGGCCGCTTGCCCGCGGGGATCGACTGGCCCGCGATCGCGGCCGCCACGCTCGCCGCGCCGGGGCGCTGA